A stretch of the Triplophysa dalaica isolate WHDGS20190420 chromosome 19, ASM1584641v1, whole genome shotgun sequence genome encodes the following:
- the trpc6a gene encoding short transient receptor potential channel 6a isoform X1 has product MNQRRLVLEDKNQSRYPTIEKRNRSKDNLLMNEDFADDSYGCYGYYHSETLARQMLAKSRRQAVRGAAYMFNAHPNSLTPLEERFLDAAEYGNIPVVRRMLEEIPDLDVNCVDYMGQNALQLSVANEHLEVTELLLEKDNLSRIGDALLLAISKGYTRIVEAILSHKAFADYKRLTASPSQAPIHDDFFAYDEDGTRFSHDITPIILASHCHEYEIVHILLGKGTRIEQPHDYFCTCDTCNYHQKYDSFSHSRSRINAYRGLASPAYLSLSNEDPVLAALELSNELASLANIEKEFKNEYRKLSIQCKDFVVGLLDLCRSTKEVEAILNGEEDETLDAPGRPSLIRLKLAIKYELKKFVAHPNCQQQLLSIWYENLPELRQQSTAIKLLVVLGVAIGLPVLAIVYWVAPFSKMGKIMRGPFLKFVAQVASFTIFLGLLVMNAADRFGGTQLLPNMTIHDYPTQLFRMKTTPFTWMEMLIISWVIGMIWAECKEIWSQGPREYLLEPWNLLDFGMLAIFVASFISRIMAFWHACAAQRYVDQHYTDLTNVTLPAEVGYFQLARIDWLPSDPQLVSEGLYAIAVVLSFSRIAYILPANESFGPLQISLGRTVKDIFKFMVIFILVFLAFMFGMFNLYSYYLGAKQNEAFTTVEESFKTLFWAIFGLSEVRSVVVNNGHIFIENTGYVLYGVYNVTVVIVLLNMLIAMINNSFQEIEDDADVEWKFARAKLWFTYFEEGRTLPVPFNLIPSPKSFLGLVTGVKGLLHELLNRHKAIMKGSELHELGQNKATNEKNLANSSRYQARSVKIMKRLVKRYVIKAQTDKECDEINEGELKEIKQDISSLRYELLEEKSHNLEELAELVRKLEENLSQHSLTQKTY; this is encoded by the exons ATGAATCAAAGAAGACTCGTTCTGGAGGACAAAAATCAATCAAGGTATCCCACGATTGAAAAGAGGAATCGAAGTAAAGACAATTTACTGATGAATGAAGACTTTGCTGACGACTCTTATGGCTGTTACGGATACTACCATAG TGAGACCCTGGCCCGACAGATGCTAGCCAAGAGCAGGAGACAGGCTGTGCGAGGGGCAGCCTACATGTTCAATGCCCACCCAAACAGCCTAACACCTTTAGAAGAACGTTTCCTTGATGCCGCCGAATATGGAAACATACCTGTTGTGCGTAGAATGCTGGAGGAGATTCCCGATCTGGATGTTAACTGTGTGGACTACATGggccagaatgcattgcagttgTCAGTAGCTAATGAACACTTAGAAGTAACAGAACTTTTGTTAGAGAAAGATAATCTATCACGTATAGGGGATGCACTTTTGTTGGCCATCAGTAAAGGCTACACAAGGATTGTGGAGGCCATACTGAGCCACAAAGCATTCGCTGACTACAAACGACTCACAGCAAGCCCCAGTCAAGCACCCATACACGATGACTTCTTTGCCTATGACGAAGACGGTACACGCTTTTCTCATGACATCACTCCAATCATTCTAGCATCTCACTGCCATGAGTACGAGATCGTGCACATACTTTTGGGAAAAGGCACTCGTATTGAGCAGCCGCATGACTACTTTTGTACATGTGACACTTGCAATTATCATCAAAAGTATGATTCTTTTAGCCACTCACGCTCACGGATCAATGCCTATAGGGGATTGGCCAGTCCGGCTTACCTCTCACTGTCCAATGAGGATCCTGTGTTGGCGGCACTGGAGCTCAGTAATGAGCTTGCCTCTTTGGCCAATATTGAAAAAGAGTTTAAG AATGAATATAGGAAACTTTCCATCCAATGCAAAGACTTTGTTGTGGGACTTCTGGACTTGTGCAGGAGCACCAAAGAGGTGGAAGCGATTTTGAATGGTGAAGAGGATGAGACCTTAGATGCGCCTGGACGGCCAAGTCTCATTCGCTTAAAACTTGCAATAAAGTACGAACTGAAAAAG TTTGTGGCTCATCCTAACTGTCAACAACAGCTCTTATCAATATGGTATGAAAACCTGCCAGAACTGAGGCAGCAGAGCACAGCTATAAAGCTCCTGGTGGTTTTAGGTGTTGCAATTGGACTCCCTGTCCTGGCTATTGTGTACTGGGTGGCACCATTTAGCAAG ATGGGAAAAATCATGCGTGGTCCTTTCCTTAAGTTTGTGGCCCAAGTAGCCTCCTTCACTATTTTCCTTGGCCTTTTGGTCATGAATGCTGCAGACCGCTTTGGTGGGACACAGCTGCTTCCAAATATGACCATTCACGACTATCCGACGCAGCTGTTCCGTATGAAAACAACTCCCTTTACGTGGATGGAAATGCTCATCATTTCTTGGGTCATAg GGATGATTTGGGCAGAATGCAAGGAAATCTGGTCACAGGGTCCGAGGGAATATCTACTCGAGCCTTGGAATTTGCTAGACTTTGGAATGTTGGCAATTTTTGTGGCATCCTTCATCTCAAGGATAATGGCCTTCTGGCATGCGTGTGCAGCTCAGCGTTATGTTGATCAACACTACACAGACCTAACAAACGTAACTTTGCCTGCTGAGGTGGGATACTTCCAGCTTG CTCGGATTGACTGGCTGCCCTCCGATCCACAGTTAGTTTCAGAGGGCCTGTACGCCATTGCAGTGGTTTTGAGCTTTTCTCGAATTGCATACATACTCCCAGCTAATGAGAGCTTTGGACCGCTGCAGATATCTTTGGGCCGAACTGTGAAGGACATCTTCAAGTTCATGGTTATCTTCATCCTTGTCTTTTTGGCCTTCATGTTTGGGATGTTCAACCTCTACTCGTATTACTTGGGGGCTAAACAGAATGAGGCTTTCACAAC TGTAGAAGAAAGcttcaaaacattgttttgggCAATATTTGGCCTTTCTGAGGTCAGGTCTGTAGTTGTGAACAACGGACACATTTTCATCGAGAACACTGGCTATGTTCTCTATGGAGTATATAATGTCACCGTGGTCATTGTCCTACTCAACATGCTCATTGCCATGATCAACAATTCATTTCAGGAGATCGAG GATGATGCAGATGTGGAGTGGAAGTTTGCCCGTGCCAAGCTCTGGTTCACCTATTTTGAAGAGGGCAGGACTCTTCCTGTGCCATTTAACCTAATACCGAGTCCTAAGTCTTTTTTGGGTCTGGTGACAGGGGTAAAGGGACTCCTGCACGAGCTCCTCAACAGACACAAAGCCATCATGAAGGGGTCTGAGCTTCATGAG TTGGGACAAAACAAAGCCACCAATGAGAAGAATCTTGCCAACTCCAGTCGATATCAAGCACGTAGTGTT AAAATCATGAAACGCTTGGTTAAACGCTATGTCATTAAAGCTCAGACTGACAAAGAATGTGATGAAATCAATGAGG GTGAACTGAAGGAGATTAAGCAAGACATTTCAAGCCTTCGGTACGAGCTGTTAGAGGAGAAGTCCCACAACCTGGAGGAGCTGGCTGAGCTAGTGAGAAAACTTGAAGAAAATCTCTCTCAGCATTCTCTTACACAGAAGACTTACTGA
- the trpc6a gene encoding short transient receptor potential channel 6a isoform X2 has translation MNQRRLVLEDKNQSRYPTIEKRNRSKDNLLMNEDFADDSYGCYGYYHSETLARQMLAKSRRQAVRGAAYMFNAHPNSLTPLEERFLDAAEYGNIPVVRRMLEEIPDLDVNCVDYMGQNALQLSVANEHLEVTELLLEKDNLSRIGDALLLAISKGYTRIVEAILSHKAFADYKRLTASPSQAPIHDDFFAYDEDGTRFSHDITPIILASHCHEYEIVHILLGKGTRIEQPHDYFCTCDTCNYHQKYDSFSHSRSRINAYRGLASPAYLSLSNEDPVLAALELSNELASLANIEKEFKNEYRKLSIQCKDFVVGLLDLCRSTKEVEAILNGEEDETLDAPGRPSLIRLKLAIKYELKKFVAHPNCQQQLLSIWYENLPELRQQSTAIKLLVVLGVAIGLPVLAIVYWVAPFSKMGKIMRGPFLKFVAQVASFTIFLGLLVMNAADRFGGTQLLPNMTIHDYPTQLFRMKTTPFTWMEMLIISWVIGMIWAECKEIWSQGPREYLLEPWNLLDFGMLAIFVASFISRIMAFWHACAAQRYVDQHYTDLTNVTLPAEVGYFQLARIDWLPSDPQLVSEGLYAIAVVLSFSRIAYILPANESFGPLQISLGRTVKDIFKFMVIFILVFLAFMFGMFNLYSYYLGAKQNEAFTTVEESFKTLFWAIFGLSEVRSVVVNNGHIFIENTGYVLYGVYNVTVVIVLLNMLIAMINNSFQEIEDDADVEWKFARAKLWFTYFEEGRTLPVPFNLIPSPKSFLGLVTGVKGLLHELLNRHKAIMKGSELHELGQNKATNEKNLANSSRYQKIMKRLVKRYVIKAQTDKECDEINEGELKEIKQDISSLRYELLEEKSHNLEELAELVRKLEENLSQHSLTQKTY, from the exons ATGAATCAAAGAAGACTCGTTCTGGAGGACAAAAATCAATCAAGGTATCCCACGATTGAAAAGAGGAATCGAAGTAAAGACAATTTACTGATGAATGAAGACTTTGCTGACGACTCTTATGGCTGTTACGGATACTACCATAG TGAGACCCTGGCCCGACAGATGCTAGCCAAGAGCAGGAGACAGGCTGTGCGAGGGGCAGCCTACATGTTCAATGCCCACCCAAACAGCCTAACACCTTTAGAAGAACGTTTCCTTGATGCCGCCGAATATGGAAACATACCTGTTGTGCGTAGAATGCTGGAGGAGATTCCCGATCTGGATGTTAACTGTGTGGACTACATGggccagaatgcattgcagttgTCAGTAGCTAATGAACACTTAGAAGTAACAGAACTTTTGTTAGAGAAAGATAATCTATCACGTATAGGGGATGCACTTTTGTTGGCCATCAGTAAAGGCTACACAAGGATTGTGGAGGCCATACTGAGCCACAAAGCATTCGCTGACTACAAACGACTCACAGCAAGCCCCAGTCAAGCACCCATACACGATGACTTCTTTGCCTATGACGAAGACGGTACACGCTTTTCTCATGACATCACTCCAATCATTCTAGCATCTCACTGCCATGAGTACGAGATCGTGCACATACTTTTGGGAAAAGGCACTCGTATTGAGCAGCCGCATGACTACTTTTGTACATGTGACACTTGCAATTATCATCAAAAGTATGATTCTTTTAGCCACTCACGCTCACGGATCAATGCCTATAGGGGATTGGCCAGTCCGGCTTACCTCTCACTGTCCAATGAGGATCCTGTGTTGGCGGCACTGGAGCTCAGTAATGAGCTTGCCTCTTTGGCCAATATTGAAAAAGAGTTTAAG AATGAATATAGGAAACTTTCCATCCAATGCAAAGACTTTGTTGTGGGACTTCTGGACTTGTGCAGGAGCACCAAAGAGGTGGAAGCGATTTTGAATGGTGAAGAGGATGAGACCTTAGATGCGCCTGGACGGCCAAGTCTCATTCGCTTAAAACTTGCAATAAAGTACGAACTGAAAAAG TTTGTGGCTCATCCTAACTGTCAACAACAGCTCTTATCAATATGGTATGAAAACCTGCCAGAACTGAGGCAGCAGAGCACAGCTATAAAGCTCCTGGTGGTTTTAGGTGTTGCAATTGGACTCCCTGTCCTGGCTATTGTGTACTGGGTGGCACCATTTAGCAAG ATGGGAAAAATCATGCGTGGTCCTTTCCTTAAGTTTGTGGCCCAAGTAGCCTCCTTCACTATTTTCCTTGGCCTTTTGGTCATGAATGCTGCAGACCGCTTTGGTGGGACACAGCTGCTTCCAAATATGACCATTCACGACTATCCGACGCAGCTGTTCCGTATGAAAACAACTCCCTTTACGTGGATGGAAATGCTCATCATTTCTTGGGTCATAg GGATGATTTGGGCAGAATGCAAGGAAATCTGGTCACAGGGTCCGAGGGAATATCTACTCGAGCCTTGGAATTTGCTAGACTTTGGAATGTTGGCAATTTTTGTGGCATCCTTCATCTCAAGGATAATGGCCTTCTGGCATGCGTGTGCAGCTCAGCGTTATGTTGATCAACACTACACAGACCTAACAAACGTAACTTTGCCTGCTGAGGTGGGATACTTCCAGCTTG CTCGGATTGACTGGCTGCCCTCCGATCCACAGTTAGTTTCAGAGGGCCTGTACGCCATTGCAGTGGTTTTGAGCTTTTCTCGAATTGCATACATACTCCCAGCTAATGAGAGCTTTGGACCGCTGCAGATATCTTTGGGCCGAACTGTGAAGGACATCTTCAAGTTCATGGTTATCTTCATCCTTGTCTTTTTGGCCTTCATGTTTGGGATGTTCAACCTCTACTCGTATTACTTGGGGGCTAAACAGAATGAGGCTTTCACAAC TGTAGAAGAAAGcttcaaaacattgttttgggCAATATTTGGCCTTTCTGAGGTCAGGTCTGTAGTTGTGAACAACGGACACATTTTCATCGAGAACACTGGCTATGTTCTCTATGGAGTATATAATGTCACCGTGGTCATTGTCCTACTCAACATGCTCATTGCCATGATCAACAATTCATTTCAGGAGATCGAG GATGATGCAGATGTGGAGTGGAAGTTTGCCCGTGCCAAGCTCTGGTTCACCTATTTTGAAGAGGGCAGGACTCTTCCTGTGCCATTTAACCTAATACCGAGTCCTAAGTCTTTTTTGGGTCTGGTGACAGGGGTAAAGGGACTCCTGCACGAGCTCCTCAACAGACACAAAGCCATCATGAAGGGGTCTGAGCTTCATGAG TTGGGACAAAACAAAGCCACCAATGAGAAGAATCTTGCCAACTCCAGTCGATATCAA AAAATCATGAAACGCTTGGTTAAACGCTATGTCATTAAAGCTCAGACTGACAAAGAATGTGATGAAATCAATGAGG GTGAACTGAAGGAGATTAAGCAAGACATTTCAAGCCTTCGGTACGAGCTGTTAGAGGAGAAGTCCCACAACCTGGAGGAGCTGGCTGAGCTAGTGAGAAAACTTGAAGAAAATCTCTCTCAGCATTCTCTTACACAGAAGACTTACTGA